In the genome of Streptomyces sp. Tu 3180, the window GCCGAGGGGTTCGACGTCACCGTCGTGTCGAAGGACCTCCCGCTCAGGATCAAGGCGTCCTCCGTCGGTCTCCTCGCCGAGGAGTACCGCGCGGAACTCGCCGTCACGGACGCCTCCGGCTGGACCGGGATGTCCGAACTGACCCTGCCCGGCGAGCAGGTGGACGTCCTCTTCGAGGAGGGGCACGTGTACGTGCCCGAGGCCTCGCACCTGCCCGTGCACACCGGGCTGACCATCCAGTCGGAGCGCGGCAAGGCGCTCGGTCGGGTCACCGCCGAGGGCAACGTGCGGCTGGTGCGCGGCGACCGGGAGGCGTTCGGCATCAAGGGGCGCAGCGCCGAACAGCGGATCGCGCTCGACCTGCTGCTCGACCCGGACGTCGGGATCGTGTCCATGGGCGGCCGGGCCGGCACCGGCAAGTCGGCGCTGGCGCTGTGCGCGGGCCTCGAGGCGGTGCTGGAGCGCCGGCAGCACCAGAAGGTGATGGTCTTCCGTCCGCTGTACGCGGTGGGCGGGCAGGAGCTCGGCTACCTGCCCGGCACCGAGGCGGAGAAGATGAGCCCCTGGGCGCAGGCCGTCTTCGACACGCTGTCGGCGGTCACCAGCCGCGAGGTCATCGAGGAGGTCACCGCGCGCGGCATGCTGGAGGTCCTGCCGCTCACCCACATCCGGGGCCGCTCGCTGCACGACGCGTTCGTGATCGTGGACGAGGCGCAGTCGCTGGAGCGGAACGTCCTGCTGACCGTCCTGTCCCGGATCGGGGCCAATTCGCGGGTCGTCCTGACCCATGACGTCGCCCAGCGGGACAATCTGAGGGTCGGCCGGTACGACGGTGTGGTCGCCGTCGTCGAGAAGCTGAAGGGCCATCCGCTCTTCGCGCACGTCACCCTGACACGGTCCGAAAGGTCCCAGATCGCCGCCCTTGTGACCGAAATGCTGGAAGACGGGCAGGTCTGACCCGCACCTTCCAACGAGGGCCGGTCATGGGGTGATTGGCGCCGTCCGGAAAGGCGTAGAGCCTAGCCGGGCGGCGTCGGCGTGTGTGGGGGTTTCCTGGATCCCTCGGGGCCGAACGGGATGTGAGCTTTCACACGCAACGGGGAATTGCCTTGCACCGTCGGGTTGCGGCAGAGTCTCACTCCTGTCAGGCCCCGCATACGACACACCTGTACCCCCAGCGGTACGGCACCACAAAAGCATCGCTTTCCAACTCCATAGCGTCGTCGTATGCCGCCCGAGCACCACGCGGCGCTCCCCTCGTGGGGGTTGCCCACCGGGCCCGAGCCTCCCGTGACCCGCAGTTGGGGAGGCCAGTGCCAGGGGCACGATTGCGTCCGCGAGGGTCACCGAAGCGGGCGATGCTGGAAGGAAACCGTGTGAGCCGGATCTCGGTCCGGGGATTCGCAGTGGCCTCGGCCACCGCGGTCACCGCTGTCGGAAGCGTCGTCGGCGTTGCCTCGGGCAGCACCGCGCAGAACAACGACGCCGAAGCGACGGCAAGCGGCACCACGCTGCTCGCGGACATCCCCGCGGGCCAGCAGGCCCAGGTGCAGACCGCGTCCCTGACGCAGCAGGCCGAAACGATGGCCATCGCCGCGGACGTGAGCGCCAAGAAGGACGCGGAGGAGGCCGCCCGCAAGGCCGCCGCCGAAACCGCGATCGCCAAGAAGGCGGCCGCCGAGAAGGCGGCGAAGGCCAAGGCGGAGGCAGAGGCGAAGGAGCGCGAGGAGGCGGAGGCCAAGGCCGCCCGCTCCGAGACCCGCGACGCCTCCCAGATCGCCGTCCAGAGCTCGTACACGGTCGCCGAGGTACAGGCGATCGCGCGCCAGATGGTGCCCGCCGACCAGTTCCAGTGCTTCAGCAACATCGTGGACCACGAGTCCACCTGGAACTACCGGGCCGTCAACCCCTCCTCCGGCGCCTACGGCCTCGTCCAGGCGCTCCCGGGCTCCAAGATGGCCTCCGCCGGCGCCGACTGGCAGACCAACCCGGCCACCCAGATCAAGTGGGGCCTCAACTACATGAACGAACGCTACGGCAGCCCCTGCGGCGCGTGGTCGTTCTGGCAGGCCAACAACTGGTACTAGGGGAGCCCCCGGAGCCGCCCGGCCCTCCGGTCCCCGGCCTCCCGGCCGTCGCTCAACCCCGGCGCAGCCCCGCACCGTCCTACGGTGCGGGGCTTTCGCCATGTACGGTCTGACCGATGACTCCAGGGGGAGTGGTGGGGAGCAACGGGGGAAGAGGACGGATCATGTCGCGAGTGCCAGGGTGGCTCGGCCGGGTGGGAGCCCGGCTGACCGAGGTCAGCAAGCGGTTGGAGGAGCGCCGCGCCGAGGTGGAGCGGGGCGACCGGGAGGACGGCGAGTCCGAACGGGAGACCGCCCCGCAGCCCGTGCCGCCGTCCGACCCCCCTCTCGTCCAGCCCCGGCCCGATCCGGCACTGGCCGTGCCGTGGGGGGTGCGGGTCGCGGCCGAGGCCGGCTGGCGGCTGCTGGTGCTGGCCGGCACCCTCTGGGTGCTCATGCGGGTGATCAGCGCCGTGCAGCTGGTGGTGCTGGCGTTCGCGGCCGCGTTGCTGATCACGGCGCTGCTCCAGCCGACGGTGGCGCGGCTGTGCCGGATCGGGGTGCCGCGCGGGCCGGCCACCGCGCTGACGGCCCTGTTCGGGTTCGTCGTGATCGGCCTCATCGGCTGGTTCGTGACCTGGCAGGTCATGGAGAACATCGACCACCTCTCCGACCAGATCCAGGACGGCATCGACGAGCTGCGCAACTGGCTGCTCAACAGCCCCTTCCACGTCACCGACAAGCAGATCAACGAGATCGCCAAGAACCTGCGGGAGGCGGTCGGCGCCAACACCGAGCAGATCACCTCGGCGGGCATCGAGGGCGTGACGGTCGTCGTCGAGGCGCTCACCGGCATCCTGCTGGCGGTCTTCTCGACGCTGTTCCTGCTCTACGACGGCCGGCGCATCTGGGAGTGGTCGCTCAAGCTCGTCCCGGCCGCCGCCCGTCCGGGTGTCGCCGGCGCGGGTCCGGCCGCGTGGCGGACGCTCACGGCGTATGTGCGCGGCACGGTGGTGGTGGCGCTGATCGACGCGATCTTCATCGGCCTCGGCATCTACTTCCTCGACGTGCCGATGGCGGTGCCGCTCGCCGTCTTCATCTTCCTGTTCTCCTTCATCCCGCTCGTCGGCGCGGTGGTGTCCGGAGCGCTGGCGGTGGTCGTCGCGCTCGTCACGCAGGGCGTGTTCACGGGCGTCATGACGCTGGTGGTGGTCCTGGCGGTGCAGCAGATCGAGGGGCACATCCTCCAGCCGTTCATCCTGGGCCGCGCGGTGCGCGTCCACCCGCTCGCGGTGGTGCTGGCGGTCTCCACGGGCGGCATGGTGGCCGGCATCGGCGGCGCGGTGGTCGCCGTACCGCTGGTCGCGGTCGTCAACACCGTCGTCGGCTATCTGCGCTCGTACTCCCAGGAGGCGGCCGTGCGACAGGCCGTCAGGCCCCGGGGCGCGACGGCGATGTCGTCGGCCCAGGCCCCGGCGCCGGCCCTGACCCCTGCCCCGGAGCCCTCCGGAGCGCAGCCGCCGGCTCCGGCGGAGGAGAAGCGGGCGGAGGACCCACGCGACCAGTAGCGGTCCCCCGTACGGCGGCAGCGGTCCCTCATGCGGCGACAGCGGTCCCCGGTACGACGACAGCGGGCCCGTCCACCGTGACCGGTGGACGGGCCCGCTGCGTGGGGCGGGCGCGGCGTCACTCCGCGAGGGCCGCCTCCGCGTCCAGCGTGGCGGCGACCGCCTGGATCACCGCGGCGATCTTGAACGCCTCCTGGATGACCTCACGCTCCACGCCGGCCTTGCGCAGCACCTGCTCGTGGGAGTCGAGGCACATGCCGCAGCCGTTGATCGCGGAGACCGCGAAGGACCAGAACTCGAAGTCGACCTTGTCGACGCCCGGGTTGCCGATGACGTTCATCCGCAGGCCGGCGCGCAGGCTGCCGTACTCGTGGTCCGACAGCAGGTGACGGGTGCGGTAGAAGACGTTGTTCATCGCCATCACCGCGGCGGCGGCCTTGGCGGCCGTGTACGCCTCCGGCGACAGGTTCGCCTTCGCCTCCGGCTCCAGCTCGCGCAGCACGATCGCCGAGCGCGAGGCGATGGCCGTCGACAGCACCGTGCCCCACAGCTGCTGGGCCGGGAGGTCGGAGTTGCCGATGACCGAGCCCAGGTTGAGCTTCAGGTCCTTGGCGTAGTCCGGTATGCGGGACTTCAGGGAGTCGAGGGACATGTCAGGTCACTCCCCGGCCAGCAGCGCGACCGGGTCCAGGGTCTCGTCGCCCTTGGTCCAGTTGCACGGGCAGAGCTCGTCGGTCTGCAGGGCGTCCAGGACCCGCAGGACCTCCTTGGGGTTACGGCCGACGGAGCCGGCGGTCACCATGGAGAACTGGATCTCGTTGTTCTGGTCGACGATGAAGACGGCGCGCTTGGCGAAGCCGTCCTCGCCCTCGATGCCGAGGGCGCGCATCAGCTCGTGCTTGGAGTCCGCCATCATCGGGAACGGCAGGTCGCGCAGGTCGTCGTGGTCCTTGCGCCAGGCGTGGTGGACGAACTCGGAGTCACCGGAGAAGCCGAGGATCTGGGCGTCGCGGTCGGCGAACTCGTCGTTCAGCTTGCCGAAGGCCGCGATCTCGGTCGGGCACACGAAGGTGAAGTCCTTGGGCCATGCGAAGACGATCTTCCACTTGCCCTCGTAGGTCTTGTGGTTGATCGTTTCGAACTCCTTGCCCTTCTCCAGGGAGACGCAGGCGGTCAGTTCGAACTCGGGGAACTTGTCACCGACAGTGAGCACAGGCTCTCCTTGCAGCGAGGAGACACCCTTTTTGAGGGTGTTTCCCATGGGTTGGACGTTCTTGATGTTGGCACAAGGTGCATTGATGAGTGAAATAGCTACACTCGGTCGTGTTGATCGGAGGTAGCTATCAGTGACCGTGCGTAAAGGGCGCAGGCAGCCCAGCCTCGCGCAGTTGCGCGCCTTCGCCGCGGTGGCCGAGCATCTCCACTTCCGGGACGCCGCCGCGGCGATCGGGATGAGCCAGCCGGCCCTGTCGGGTGCCGTGTCGGCGCTGGAGGAGACACTCGGTGTCACCCTCCTGGAGCGTACGACGCGCAAGGTGCTGCTCTCACCGGCCGGCGAGCGGCTCGCCGCCCGCGCCAAGGCGGTGCTGTCGGAGGTCGGGGCGCTGACGGAGGAGGCGGACGCGCTGAGGGCACCGTTCACCGGGGCGCTGCGGCTCGGTGTGATCCCGACGGTGGCGCCGTACCTGCTGCCGACGGTCCTGCGGCTGGTCCACGACCGCTATCCGCACCTCGACCTCCAGGTGCGGGAGGAGCGGACCGCCGGCCTGCTGGACGGGCTGACCGGCGGCCGGCTCGACGTGCTGCTGCTCGCGGTGCCGCTCGGGGTCCCGGGTGTGACCGAACTGCCCCTGTTCGACGAGGACTTCGTGCTGGTTACGCCACTCGGCCACGGGCTCGGCGGCCGGGAGGGCATCCCCCGCAAGGCGCTGCGCGAGCTCAACCTGCTCCTCCTGGACGAGGGCCACTGCCTGCGCGACCAGGCCCTCGACATCTGCCGCGAGGCCGGAAGCGCGGGGGTCGCGGCCACCACCACGGCGGCGGGGCTGTCCACGCTGGTGCAGCTGGTCGCGGGCGGCCTCGGGGTGACGCTGCTGCCGCGCACCGCCGTCCAGGTCGAGACCACCCGCTCCGGCCGACTCCTCACCGGCCGCTTCGCCGATCCGGCCCCCGGGCGCCGCATCGCCCTCGCCATGCGCACGGGCGCGGCGAGGGCGGCGGAGTACGAGGAACTGGCGGCGGCGCTGCGCGAGGCGATGCGGGACCTGCCGGTGCGGGTGGTGCGGGACTGACCGGCGGTACGCCTTCCGGCGCCGCCCGCCCCTGCCCGGGCCGGGCCCCGGAGCCTCCCGCGGCCGGGGCCTACTCCGTGCGCAGGCCGTCCGGGCGCATCATGCGCAGCAGGGGCGGCAGGCTCAGCAGGGTCACCACCACGACCACCGCCGCGCCGGTCCCGGTCATCTGCAGCACGCTCGGCCAGTCCACGCGGACCGGCGTCGCGGTCATCCGCAGCAGCACCGCGCCCAGCGTCATGCCCACCGCCGACGCCAGCAGCAGCCCCAGCCCGATCGGGATCGCCGTCTGCCACAGCACCGACAGGCTCAGCGTGCGCCGCCGGGTGCCGAAGGCGACCAGGGACGACAGCAGCTTGCGGCGTTCCCGCAGCTGCTCCAGCTGGGAGACCAGCAGG includes:
- a CDS encoding PhoH family protein produces the protein MVTSAKRHKPDRRTYVLDTSVLLADPKALNRFDEHEVVLPIVVVTELEAKRNHPELGYFARQALRLLDDYRVRYGRLDAPIPTGDLGGTVRVELNHSDPSVLPSGYRLGDNDSRILAVARNLQAEGFDVTVVSKDLPLRIKASSVGLLAEEYRAELAVTDASGWTGMSELTLPGEQVDVLFEEGHVYVPEASHLPVHTGLTIQSERGKALGRVTAEGNVRLVRGDREAFGIKGRSAEQRIALDLLLDPDVGIVSMGGRAGTGKSALALCAGLEAVLERRQHQKVMVFRPLYAVGGQELGYLPGTEAEKMSPWAQAVFDTLSAVTSREVIEEVTARGMLEVLPLTHIRGRSLHDAFVIVDEAQSLERNVLLTVLSRIGANSRVVLTHDVAQRDNLRVGRYDGVVAVVEKLKGHPLFAHVTLTRSERSQIAALVTEMLEDGQV
- a CDS encoding transglycosylase SLT domain-containing protein — its product is MSRISVRGFAVASATAVTAVGSVVGVASGSTAQNNDAEATASGTTLLADIPAGQQAQVQTASLTQQAETMAIAADVSAKKDAEEAARKAAAETAIAKKAAAEKAAKAKAEAEAKEREEAEAKAARSETRDASQIAVQSSYTVAEVQAIARQMVPADQFQCFSNIVDHESTWNYRAVNPSSGAYGLVQALPGSKMASAGADWQTNPATQIKWGLNYMNERYGSPCGAWSFWQANNWY
- a CDS encoding AI-2E family transporter, producing the protein MSRVPGWLGRVGARLTEVSKRLEERRAEVERGDREDGESERETAPQPVPPSDPPLVQPRPDPALAVPWGVRVAAEAGWRLLVLAGTLWVLMRVISAVQLVVLAFAAALLITALLQPTVARLCRIGVPRGPATALTALFGFVVIGLIGWFVTWQVMENIDHLSDQIQDGIDELRNWLLNSPFHVTDKQINEIAKNLREAVGANTEQITSAGIEGVTVVVEALTGILLAVFSTLFLLYDGRRIWEWSLKLVPAAARPGVAGAGPAAWRTLTAYVRGTVVVALIDAIFIGLGIYFLDVPMAVPLAVFIFLFSFIPLVGAVVSGALAVVVALVTQGVFTGVMTLVVVLAVQQIEGHILQPFILGRAVRVHPLAVVLAVSTGGMVAGIGGAVVAVPLVAVVNTVVGYLRSYSQEAAVRQAVRPRGATAMSSAQAPAPALTPAPEPSGAQPPAPAEEKRAEDPRDQ
- a CDS encoding alkyl hydroperoxide reductase; its protein translation is MSLDSLKSRIPDYAKDLKLNLGSVIGNSDLPAQQLWGTVLSTAIASRSAIVLRELEPEAKANLSPEAYTAAKAAAAVMAMNNVFYRTRHLLSDHEYGSLRAGLRMNVIGNPGVDKVDFEFWSFAVSAINGCGMCLDSHEQVLRKAGVEREVIQEAFKIAAVIQAVAATLDAEAALAE
- a CDS encoding peroxiredoxin; translated protein: MLTVGDKFPEFELTACVSLEKGKEFETINHKTYEGKWKIVFAWPKDFTFVCPTEIAAFGKLNDEFADRDAQILGFSGDSEFVHHAWRKDHDDLRDLPFPMMADSKHELMRALGIEGEDGFAKRAVFIVDQNNEIQFSMVTAGSVGRNPKEVLRVLDALQTDELCPCNWTKGDETLDPVALLAGE
- a CDS encoding LysR substrate-binding domain-containing protein, producing the protein MTVRKGRRQPSLAQLRAFAAVAEHLHFRDAAAAIGMSQPALSGAVSALEETLGVTLLERTTRKVLLSPAGERLAARAKAVLSEVGALTEEADALRAPFTGALRLGVIPTVAPYLLPTVLRLVHDRYPHLDLQVREERTAGLLDGLTGGRLDVLLLAVPLGVPGVTELPLFDEDFVLVTPLGHGLGGREGIPRKALRELNLLLLDEGHCLRDQALDICREAGSAGVAATTTAAGLSTLVQLVAGGLGVTLLPRTAVQVETTRSGRLLTGRFADPAPGRRIALAMRTGAARAAEYEELAAALREAMRDLPVRVVRD